Proteins encoded by one window of Seriola aureovittata isolate HTS-2021-v1 ecotype China chromosome 4, ASM2101889v1, whole genome shotgun sequence:
- the si:dkey-202l22.6 gene encoding interferon-induced very large GTPase 1 — protein MSVKLPKGLSSKKKKPPRDNAQTEVLHKLGLEAFGTTTLDPVSMLDISTWTLESQSPLEPKDLPKAFLQRLWLLSQDARSPSCKPPSDVLNNNSPQEMINGFGEESHYAINPLDLVTAVFMSSNTFLHQEMTVRMVQCQFAVPLVLPSIDPEEPSRFLLWPLRGVVSPWTSHSLDKNREVQEGDLASTYMPMISCVKLGHCGVSKSQVLNHIISGLKSCNETFLHKGIGEGQVHRKLSNGLVEIGWSLPTGVAARDNFTVPVVISNLRGDASTHEKCFSLLCQASSAVVVFCGNLREKDKQLLTSYKDVANKLILIDVSDTEKNENSVVGFVDQNLEEDMGLPEGSVLQGRALSEEDLANRLSDTLKDLLPDKLKLVTLEAAAKLAAELGLTVDEGAVCKKAMATVEKVLNGLDEGSAQFKEKQLPLQGHSWSKLAEIEKEESKQKKEGNKIDPQLQEEKKNILVQLSDYKMTPTMKIFTDALFTTDKMERTYFLSWMKLRLQLKQTEKYNSLQDLFTNLQTEKKDDMPEHSDELENGANDEPEDSDSFCTDSTFEEEVTEEQPVNAELQISYQQFDIEPTHDQVIEQQLYMMSNLKEIQEISENKVSFEQQISDPVFENQNGHLESGENGTCQVTQQDEPKLTPATSDLTSSSEQQICPDVSVEPQVDKCSELFEPDPSLLGLEHFLREMGLIFELSHISPSSGSHNVLRLPSLAADMLLYGIPLELMDGDASNIPICWLGCVFADLKRRLPQEQCRTRVLTNLGVHHARNAEVLSALFGVKFPEGRKRSTRGVYMVALCLPDTLRKDMECDFLLLIDVEGLCSQGNKINTQIHDNEMATVATGLSDVLIQNISSHAGSEFETDFTVIVNAVLRIKECGSMPNCQLLVHNEEINGLLQASQLRRVSEMLQTETGDRGNNNADKQYTKITSCITFVKGPWSNRSLSEPVDTQYGKAVLQLKKNLFGALRKCAAKSEAIGQPEVIVRLCTVWDAVKAESFSIGLQNTDIAIAFSILCTEISKWEDTFLEHMDSWLTGATQKIVTTNTKALDAAKQNDLLSELKDEAREEVKTEVDKIRSKVEAYLIKDDLFNVSTDTFKPILMSNMSDLQERATEEIIQRLETIKESHCSTTQQKKFEILLEEEQESRLHALVEKSKSDKVLLQDAELEEEFESVWSKMLSNFDFRPSEADDITVRVTDILRQNLIKRGLQKHINKIEEIGKNQTSSFQVYDEHFGYRSRLKHMFEDNNRLQRLEAQQLASGVIEEYNQFVADKSSLAADFSDSYITELLENVEKALKEKSMEIRSAFEVDLKVYLCSSACQHFQKLHDRYAKDTELLTCITATKSTYLAEFIYQFRKRDQCQRVAQAFSSMVIKPTVFDYIYRPLGVHIIEEIQAKEQLYQSPRVFNQSLLEELIKEDRFESFLEYLVSYDSFRLRKIQETVVAHLSESTNMDKLRQHRLGEIVGKIAAAVSQTAEGTSGVLSDTKPLLERVCLILERDGDIDVARACLDGPLFSITTEWDRFVTCLMELLAEMRLDFAQEFSQNVDITQLLNCLPVQPQHILLNRIRRCDKKCPLCGAPCEVEEIGHEVHRALLHRPIGMLPYDLSSVSFISCPESMIQVNTAQNKDTQNTSVACNDLHSLYPAWNISPEDPNSQTTSAYWRYVLVRFNEKFAKEYDKTPAMIPEEWKNITEEEALGSLKEALLTKQC, from the exons ATGTCAGTGAAGCTTCCTAAAGGGCTGAGCAGCAAGAAGAAAA AACCTCCAAGGGACAATGCCCAGACAGAAGTTCTACATAAGCTGGGCCTGGAGGCCTTCGGGACTACAACATTGGACCCTGTGTCTATGTTGGACATCAGCACTTGGACTCTGGAGAGCCAATCTCCTCTAGAGCCCAAAGATCTGCCAAAAGCTTTCCTCCAACGCCTTTGGCTGCTTAGTCAAGATGCCCGGAGTCCTTCCTGCAAACCTCCAAGCGATGTTCTGAACAACAATTCACCCCAGGAAATGATCAATGGTTTTGGAGAAGAAAGCCACTATGCCATCAACCCCCTTGATCTAGTTACAGCTGTCTTTATGTCTTCCAACACATTCCTTCACCAGGAGATGACTGTGCGCATGGTGCAATGCCAGTTTGCTGTGCCCCTGGTCCTACCAAGCATAGATCCAGAAGAACCTAGTCGCTTCCTTCTTTGGCCTTTGAGAGGTGTTGTGAGTCCATGGACATCTCACTCTCTGGACAAAAACAGGGAGGTCCAAGAGGGGGATTTGGCAAGTACATACATGCCAATGATTTCTTGTGTGAAGCTTGGTCACTGTGGTGTCTCTAAGTCACAGGTGCTCAACCACATTATAAGTGGACTCAAATCTTGCAATGAAACATTTCTCCACAAGGGAATAGGTGAAGGACAGGTGCACCGGAAACTCTCCAATGGCCTAGTAGAGATTGGATGGTCTCTACCCACTGGAGTCGCTGCCAGAGATAATTTCACGGTCCCTGTGGTCATTTCAAACCTACGTGGAGATGCCAGCACACATGAGAAATGCTTCAGCCTTCTATGCCAAGCTTCTTcagctgtggttgttttctgtggGAATCTTAGGGAGAAAGATAAACAACTTCTTACTTCCTACAAAGATGTGGCAAACAAGCTCATACTGATTGATGTTTCAGACACTGAGAAAAATGAGAACAGTGTAGTGGGGTTTGTTGATCAGAACCTTGAAGAAGACATGGGGCTACCTGAAGGGTCAGTGCTGCAAGGGAGAGCTTTGAGTGAGGAGGATCTGGCTAATAGGTTGTCTGACACCCTGAAAGATCTGTTACCAGATAAGTTGAAACTTGTTACACTTGAGGCAGCAGCAAAATTAGCAGCAGAACTTGGTCTTACTGTGGATGAAGGGGCAGTCTGTAAAAAGGCAATGGCCACAGTAGAAAAGGTATTGAACGGGTTAGACGAGGGATCTGCTCAATTTAAGGAGAAACAGCTTCCATTGCAGGGGCATTCATGGAGCAAACTGGCTGAAATAGAAAAGGAGgaaagtaaacagaaaaaagaaggaaataaaatcGATCCCCAActgcaagaagaaaagaaaaacatcttggTCCAGTTGAGCGACTACAAAATGACCCCAACAATGAAGATTTTCACCGATGCGCTTTTCACAACAGATAAAATGGAGAGAACTTATTTCTTAAGTTGGATGAAACTGAGGCTTCAACTGAagcaaactgaaaaatacaacagtCTACAAGATCTATTCACTAAtctgcagacagaaaagaaagatgacatGCCCGAACATTCTGATGAGCTTGAAAATGGAGCCAATGACGAACCAGAGGACAGTGATAGTTTCTGCACAGATTCTACTTTTGAAGAAGAGGTAACTGAAGAGCAGCCCGTAAATGCTGAACTGCAAATTTCTTATCAACAGTTTGACATTGAGCCCACGCATGATCAAGTCATAGAGCAGCAGTTATATATGATGTCAAATCTGAAAGAGATTCAAGAGATAAGTGAAAACAAAGTCAGTTTTGAACAACAAATTTCAGATCCGGTCTTTGAGAACCAAAATGGTCATTTGGAGTCTGGAGAAAATGGAACCTGCCAAGTGACACAGCAAGATGAACCAAAACTGACACCAGCAACATCAGATTTGACTTCTTCTTCTGAACAACAAATATGCCCAGATGTTTCCGTTGAACCTCAGGTAGACAAATGTTCAGAGCTTTTTGAACCTGATCCATCCTTGCTGGGGCTCGAGCACTTTCTGCGTGAGATGGGCCTAATTTTTGAGCTATCCCACATCAGCCCCAGCAGCGGGAGTCATAATGTGTTGCGTCTTCCCAGTTTAGCTGCAGACATGCTTCTCTATGGGATTCCACTTGAACTAATGGATGGAGATGCCTCAAACATTCCCATCTGCTGGCTGGGCTGTGTCTTTGCAGACCTCAAACGCCGCCTACCTCAAGAACAATGCAGGACCCGAGTGCTGACAAACCTTGGAGTACATCATGCAAGGAATGCTGAGGTTCTTTCGGCATTATTTGGGGTAAAATTCCCTGAAGGAAGGAAAAGGTCCACCAGAGGGGTGTACATGGTTGCCCTCTGCCTCCCTGATACCCTTAGAAAGGACATGGaatgtgattttctgttgttaaTTGATGTAGAAGGTCTCTGCTCTCAaggcaacaaaataaataccCAGATTCATGACAATGAGATGGCCACTGTTGCAACAGGATTGAGTGatgttttaatacaaaacaTCTCTTCACATGCAGGTTCTGAGTTTGAAACAGACTTCACTGTCATAGTCAATGCTGTCCTACGCATCAAAGAATGTGGCTCCATGCCCAACTGCCAACTCCTGGTCCacaatgaagaaataaatggCTTACTACAAGCCTCACAGTTAAGGCGTGTTTCGGAGATGCTTCAGACTGAGACTGGGGACAGAGGAAATAACAATGCTGATAAGCAATATACAAAGATCACAAGCTGTATCACCTTTGTCAAAGGGCCTTGGTCCAATAGATCCCTCTCTGAACCTGTTGAtacacagtatggtaaggctgTGTTACAGCTTAAGAAAAACCTGTTTGGGGCATTGAGGAAATGTGCAGCTAAGTCTGAAGCCATAGGGCAGCCAGAAGTTATAGTCCGTTTGTGTACTGTTTGGGATGCAGTGAAAGCAGAATCATTCTCAATTGGTCTGCAAAATACTGACATAGCTATAGCATTCTCTATATTGTGCACAGAGATTTCCAAGTGGGAGGATACATTCCTGGAGCACATGGACAGCTGGCTTACTGGAGCAACACAGAAAATCGTCACCACTAACACAAAGGCTTTAGatgctgcaaaacaaaatgaccTTCTTAGTGAGTTAAAGGATGAAGCCAGAGAGGAGGTCAAaacagaggtggacaaaatCAGGTCAAAAGTAGAGGCCTATTTGATTAAAGATGACCTTTTCAACGTGAGCACTGACACATTCAAGCCAATCCTAATGAGCAATATGAGTGACCTCCAGGAACGAGCAACTGAAGAGATAATACAAAGGTTGGAGACAATCAAAGAGAGCCATTGTTCtacaacacagcagaaaaaattTGAGATCTTACTGGAAGAGGAACAAGAGTCCAGGTTGCATGCACTTGTAGAGAAGAGCAAGTCAGACAAAGTTCTCCTTCAAGATGCAGAGCTAGAAGAGGAATTTGAGAGTGTGTGGAGTAAGATGTTGTCGAACTTTGACTTCAGGCCCTCAGAGGCAGACGATATAACTGTAAGAGTGACAGATATTCTGAGACAGAATCTAATCAAGCGCGGCCTCCAGAAACACATTAACAAAATTGAAGAAATCGGCAAAAACCAGACATCTAGCTTTCAAGTTTATGATGAGCACTTTGGATACCGCAGCAGATTAAAGCACATGTTTGAGGACAACAACAGACTACAGAGGTTAGAAGCTCAACAGCTGGCAAGCGGCGTGATAGAGGAATACAATCAGTTTGTAGCAGATAAATCTAGCTTAGCAGCAGATTTCTCTGACAGCTACATTACTGAACTGTTAGAAAATGTTGAGAAAGCTTTGAAGGAAAAATCTATGGAAATCAGATCAGCTTTTGAAGTGGATCTGAAAGTGTATCTATGTAGCTCTGCATGCCAACACTTCCAAAAACTACATGACCGCTATGCCAAGGACACAGAGCTTTTGACATGTATCACTGCAACCAAGAGTACGTACTTGGCAGAGTTTATCTACCAGTTCAGGAAGAGAGACCAATGCCAAAGGGTGGCACAAGCATTCAGCTCCATGGTCATCAAACCTACAGTGTTTGACTATATCTATAGACCATTGGGGGTGCATATCATAGAAGAGATCCAGGCTAAAGAACAGCTGTATCAGTCCCCACGTGTTTTTAACCAAAGCTTGCTGGAAGAACTGATAAAGGAAGACCGCTTTGAAAGCTTCCTGGAATACTTGGTTTCCTATGATAGCTTCAGACTGAGGAAGATCCAGGAGACAGTGGTGGCTCATCTCTCTGAATCAACCAACATGGATAAATTGAGGCAACATAGACTTGGAGAAATTGTGGGAAAGattgcagcagcagtgagtcaAACGGCAGAAGGTACCAGTGGAGTGCTGAGTGATACAAAGCCACTGCTGGAGAGAGTGTGCCTCATTTTAGAGCGAGATGGAGATATTGATGTCGCCAGGGCCTGTCTGGATGGACCTCTCTTCAGTATCACCACAGAATGGGATCGTTTTGTTACATGTTTAATGGAGTTACTGGCTGAAATGCGGTTGGACTTTGCCCAGGAGTTCTCCCAAAATGTGGATATTACTCAACTTCTTAACTGCCTTCCAGTTCAGCCCCAACACATCCTCTTGAACAGAATAAGACGCTGTGACAAGAAATGTCCTCTCTGCGGAGCCCCCTGTGAGGTGGAGGAAATAGGGCATGAGGTTCACAGGGCTCTGCTCCACAGGCCCATAGGCATGCTGCCTTATGACTTGTCTTCTGTGTCCTTTATCAGCTGCCCTGAAAGTATGATCCAGGTTAACACAGCTCAGAATAAGGACACACAGAATACATCTGTGGCTTGCAATGACCTCCATTCCCTCTATCCAGCCTGGAACATCTCCCCTGAGGACCCAAACAGCCAGACAACCAGTGCTTACTGGag GTATGTGTTGGTGAGGTTCAATGAGAAGTTTGCAAAGGAATATGATAAGACGCCAGCCATGATTCCTGAGGAGTGGAAGAACATCACTGAGGAAGAGGCTTTAGGCAGTCTGAAGGAAGCCCTTCTCACTAAACAGTGCTGA